The Pagrus major chromosome 17, Pma_NU_1.0 genome includes a region encoding these proteins:
- the LOC141012146 gene encoding uncharacterized protein isoform X3, which yields MSTDRPKRNIIKKKYDISDGMPWCEERLVRKVLFLSLREFRDTHRTTHKHSHIHTRTHSCTSKKTLLRAPRKRQTLPNTHSQKNTCTRQSVHTLQHKVTHRTQNTRTHKNTHSTQNMHISKHLRPHEHNKGKKTNLSQDSYTPKKKCTRTLQNMQTQSKMCTGKMTHTEQHTHLQENTHMFLKNSVSTRTLRSHKTKTSLSLLNSKYIESGNRSQRTQHKHSAKNTCTPDNTQTLLSTAAPARTLRSHTPSSLRDSVVNGISRCQSLLSAHPSWGWALQTRTTKHCRPATIHRDKDDPASKRPRLQAQRKFAQSPPSSPGPPVLMTSAQSNHDNSLAVVTCLTRRRPKTEDFLSFLCLRGSAALPSNVAFLARGRAKEKAGTEHLTSCHNTNHRTVAEVQRDSRSLKGSGGSAAVSSFCPLTARAQRRRERERKEEEQQRRRREGLGEDRRVEPERHLLRPRQLSLQIMAWPKGHDINLFWTSTDVAFSAGYHGNWIL from the exons ATGAGTACAGACAGACCCAAACGTAATATCAtcaagaaaaaatat GACATCAGTGATGGGATGCCGTGGTGTGAAGAGCGTCTGGTCCGCAAAGTTCTTTTCCTGTCCCTCAGGGAATTCAGAGACACACACCgtaccacacacaaacactcccacatacacacacgcacacacagctgcacatcaaaaaaaacactgttgcGTGCTCCACGAAAGAGACAGACGCTACCTAATACACACAGtcagaaaaacacatgcacaagaCAGAGTGTGCACACGCTCCAACACAAAGTCACTCACAGGACTCAgaatacacgcacacacaaaaacacacacagcacacaaaataTGCACATTTCAAAACACTTACGTCCTCATGAACacaacaaagggaaaaaaaccaACTTGTCTCAGGACTCctacacaccaaaaaaaaaatgtacccGCACACTTCagaacatgcaaacacaatCAAAAATGTGTACCGGGAAAATGACACACACtgaacagcacacacacttacaagaaaatacacacatgttTCTTAAGAACTCTGTATCAACCAGGACACTACgctcacataaaacaaaaactagtCTGTCACTACTGAACTCCAAATACATTGAAAGTGGTAATCGGTCACAAAGAACTCAGCACAAACACTCAGCGAAAAACACGTGcacacctgacaacacacagacactgctgAGCACGGCTGCTCCCGCCAGGACACTGAGGTCACACACTCCCAGCAGCCTCAGGG ACTCTGTGGTAAATGGCATCAGCCGGTGTCAGTCCCTCCTGTCAGCTCATCCCAGCTGGGGCTGGGCCTTACAAACACGCACCACAAAGCACTGCCGGCCTGCTACCATCCATCGTGATAAGGATGACCCTGCCAGCAAGAG ACCAAGGCTGCAAGCACAGAGGAAGTTCGCCCAGTCCCCTCCCAGCTCTCCAGGACCACCAGTGTTGATGACATCAGCACAAagtaaccatgacaacagtcTGGCTGTAGTCACTTGTCTGACCAGACGTCGACCCAAGACGGAagacttcctgtcttttctctgtttgagaG GTTCAGCAGCGTTGCCTAGCAACGTGGCCTTCTTAGCGAGGGGACGAGCAAAAGAGAAGGCTGGCACTGAGCATCTTACTTCCTGTCATAACACCAATCACAGAACTGTAGCTGAGG TGCAGCGAGACTCTAGATCTCTGAAGGGGAGTGGAGGCTCTGCAGCAGTCAGCTCTTTCTGTCCTCTAACTGCCCGGGCacaaaggaggagggagagagagaggaaagaggaggaacagcagaggaggaggagagaggggctGGGGGAGGACAGGAGAGTGGAACCTGAGAGACACCTCCTAAGACCTCGCCAGCTCTCCCTACAG